One window of the Flavobacteriaceae bacterium YJPT1-3 genome contains the following:
- a CDS encoding rhomboid family intramembrane serine protease, translating to MGKLSLVTLIVIAANVLFSMRGFKDFSFFEKYKFNTGAIRRGEQQRILTSGFLHVSVQHLFFNMLTLYFFANVVIFNLGPINFLLIYLGSLILGNLLSFYFHKDDYHYSAVGASGAVSGILYAAILLQPGMSLYLFFIPIPIPAYLFGIGYLLYSIWGMRAQNDNIGHDAHFGGAVGGYALTLAFAPALLQTNTIMVILLAIPIVILFILNKTGKI from the coding sequence ATGGGCAAATTGAGCTTGGTAACTCTGATTGTGATTGCAGCGAATGTGCTGTTTTCGATGCGGGGATTTAAGGACTTTTCTTTCTTTGAGAAATATAAATTCAATACTGGAGCCATTCGTAGGGGGGAGCAGCAACGTATTTTAACTTCTGGTTTTTTGCATGTCTCTGTGCAGCATCTGTTTTTCAATATGCTGACCCTCTATTTTTTTGCGAACGTGGTGATCTTCAATTTAGGGCCCATCAATTTTTTATTGATCTATCTGGGAAGTTTGATCCTGGGCAACTTGCTTTCCTTTTATTTCCATAAGGACGATTACCACTACAGTGCCGTAGGTGCTAGTGGAGCGGTGTCGGGCATTCTCTATGCGGCCATTTTGTTACAGCCGGGGATGAGCCTTTATCTTTTTTTTATTCCAATACCCATTCCGGCCTATCTATTCGGAATCGGGTATTTGCTGTATTCCATTTGGGGTATGCGTGCTCAAAATGACAATATTGGCCATGACGCCCATTTTGGCGGTGCGGTTGGGGGTTATGCTTTGACCCTGGCTTTTGCTCCAGCCTTATTGCAAACCAATACGATTATGGTTATCTTATTAGCAATCCCGATTGTCATCTTGTTTATATTGAACAAAACCGGCAAGATCTAA
- a CDS encoding DUF4834 family protein, with protein sequence MLGFLKTLLIILLVIMALRLLARIAMPYLLQFIAKKASQRVNSMFNEAQGKQNTPEGEVQIDRKPKSRPRDKEPVGEYIEYEEIE encoded by the coding sequence ATGCTTGGATTTCTGAAAACCCTCCTTATTATTTTGCTGGTAATCATGGCCTTGCGTCTTTTGGCCCGCATAGCGATGCCTTATCTTCTGCAATTCATTGCAAAAAAAGCCAGCCAACGCGTCAATTCCATGTTTAACGAAGCTCAAGGGAAACAGAATACTCCTGAGGGAGAAGTGCAAATTGACCGAAAGCCTAAATCTAGACCAAGGGATAAGGAACCTGTGGGGGAGTATATTGAATACGAAGAAATAGAGTAG
- the glmM gene encoding phosphoglucosamine mutase, whose amino-acid sequence MTLIKSISGIRGTIGGAVGENLTPIDAVKFAAAYGTWLKQQRNKEHYRVVVGRDARISGPMIQELVMNTLVGMGIHVIDLGLSTTPTVEVAVPMEHADGGIILTASHNPKEWNALKLLNQRGEFLDGAEGAKILKIAEDDSVVFAEVDHLGKITRNDAYIDLHIEEVLALKLVNADQVKKAGFKVVVDGVNSTGGIAIPRLLEQLGVHTVELYCEPTGDFPHNPEPLKKHLGAICSKVIEEKADLGIVVDPDVDRLAFIDEHGEMFGEEYTLVACADYVLSQTPGDTVSNLSSSRALRDITQKHGGNYHASAVGEVNVVQLMKEKKAVIGGEGNGGIIYPAAHYGRDSLVGVALFLTHLAQGNATVSELRAGYPSYYMAKEKIALTPQIDVDAILTTVTERYAQEEVNTIDGVKIDFPEHWVHLRKSNTEPIIRIYTEAQSQTAADDLAQKMIQELKEIAGI is encoded by the coding sequence ATGACCTTAATCAAATCCATATCAGGAATTCGCGGAACCATAGGAGGCGCAGTAGGAGAAAATTTGACGCCCATTGATGCCGTAAAATTTGCAGCAGCTTATGGCACCTGGCTGAAACAGCAGCGCAATAAAGAGCATTATCGGGTAGTGGTAGGACGTGATGCCCGTATTTCTGGGCCCATGATTCAAGAGTTGGTCATGAATACCCTGGTGGGGATGGGCATCCATGTGATTGATCTGGGATTATCTACCACCCCAACGGTTGAGGTGGCCGTGCCCATGGAGCATGCCGATGGAGGGATCATCTTAACAGCCTCCCACAATCCAAAAGAGTGGAACGCCTTAAAACTGCTTAACCAACGCGGGGAGTTTTTAGACGGAGCTGAAGGAGCCAAGATCCTAAAGATCGCCGAAGACGACTCTGTGGTTTTTGCAGAGGTCGATCATTTGGGAAAGATCACGCGAAACGATGCTTATATCGATCTGCATATCGAAGAAGTTCTGGCCCTGAAGCTGGTAAACGCCGATCAAGTGAAAAAAGCCGGATTTAAAGTCGTTGTGGATGGAGTCAATTCAACCGGGGGTATCGCCATACCGCGTTTGTTGGAACAATTGGGGGTACATACGGTCGAATTGTACTGTGAACCCACCGGCGATTTTCCTCACAATCCGGAGCCTTTAAAGAAGCACCTGGGAGCTATTTGTTCTAAAGTGATTGAAGAAAAGGCCGATCTCGGGATTGTGGTCGATCCGGATGTGGACCGACTTGCCTTTATTGATGAGCATGGAGAGATGTTTGGAGAAGAATATACTCTGGTGGCTTGCGCTGACTATGTTTTATCACAAACTCCGGGAGATACGGTTTCCAATCTATCCTCCTCCCGTGCGCTGCGGGATATTACTCAAAAACATGGAGGAAATTACCACGCCAGCGCGGTAGGCGAGGTTAATGTGGTGCAATTAATGAAAGAAAAGAAGGCGGTCATTGGGGGAGAAGGCAACGGGGGTATCATTTATCCTGCTGCACACTACGGCAGAGATAGCCTGGTAGGCGTAGCGCTGTTTCTAACCCATCTTGCTCAGGGCAATGCGACGGTCAGTGAATTGCGAGCCGGGTATCCTTCCTATTATATGGCTAAGGAAAAGATCGCGTTGACCCCGCAGATCGACGTAGATGCGATCCTGACCACTGTGACTGAACGCTACGCTCAGGAAGAAGTGAATACCATAGACGGAGTTAAAATCGATTTCCCGGAGCACTGGGTGCATCTGCGTAAATCCAACACTGAGCCTATTATTCGTATATATACTGAAGCACAGAGCCAGACAGCTGCCGATGATTTAGCGCAAAAAATGATCCAGGAACTGAAAGAAATCGCGGGCATTTAG
- a CDS encoding lipid A biosynthesis acyltransferase, whose product MQKVVFLLVYPLLWGISKLPFQLLYGFSDGVNFLVYRLIGYRRKVVRTNLQLAFPEKSKSELSAIEKKFYSHLCDLFLEMIKSISVDPNKLQARMQFENPELLQELEAQGKSAILIMGHYANYEWLSVLQFHLNNTGFGIYKPIKNKYFDQWVHRIRARFNSGLIPNKVIRKVISDHQEEGRVGTYLFIADQSTKGKVANHFRTSFFGYELPFFTGVERIAKKEQLPVVFVEVCKVSRGHYKTKFQLLAEQPDAFADFEITAAFAKALEQQIKRDPAYYLWTHKRFKHLQTAS is encoded by the coding sequence ATGCAAAAGGTCGTATTTCTCTTGGTTTATCCACTACTTTGGGGGATTTCCAAGCTTCCTTTTCAGTTGCTTTACGGCTTTTCAGACGGTGTCAATTTTCTGGTCTACCGCCTGATCGGATACCGGCGAAAAGTAGTACGCACCAATTTGCAACTGGCCTTCCCGGAAAAATCTAAATCCGAGCTTAGTGCTATCGAAAAGAAGTTCTACAGCCATCTGTGCGATCTCTTTCTGGAGATGATCAAGTCGATCTCTGTCGATCCTAATAAACTTCAGGCGCGCATGCAATTTGAAAATCCTGAACTCTTACAGGAATTGGAGGCTCAAGGAAAGAGCGCGATTTTGATTATGGGGCACTATGCCAACTATGAATGGCTTTCTGTGCTCCAATTTCATTTAAATAATACAGGCTTTGGCATCTATAAACCCATAAAGAACAAGTATTTCGATCAATGGGTGCACCGCATTCGCGCCCGCTTCAATTCAGGGCTTATTCCCAACAAAGTTATACGCAAAGTCATTTCCGATCATCAGGAGGAGGGTCGCGTAGGTACCTATCTTTTTATCGCAGATCAATCCACCAAAGGCAAGGTGGCTAATCATTTCAGGACCTCCTTTTTTGGTTATGAGCTTCCTTTTTTCACCGGAGTAGAGCGTATCGCAAAAAAAGAACAGCTACCGGTGGTCTTTGTGGAGGTATGTAAGGTGTCCAGAGGGCATTATAAGACCAAATTTCAATTGCTGGCTGAACAGCCCGATGCCTTTGCTGATTTTGAGATCACTGCTGCTTTCGCGAAAGCCTTAGAACAGCAGATCAAACGAGATCCTGCTTATTATCTATGGACACACAAGCGCTTTAAGCATCTGCAGACTGCTTCCTAA
- a CDS encoding GNAT family N-acetyltransferase has translation MQEAITIREMITKKELRTFVKFPFMLYGKESNWVPPLINDELESMDPSKNPVFKNAKARYFLAYRDGQAVGRIAGIINHIEINEQKKPKMRFGWFDVVDDIEVTKALLSRVEEIGRNQNLDYLEGPVGFSNMEKAGLLIKGFEHLNTMITWYNYPYYQEHFEQLGFEKASEWVEYRIQIPPAESANPKVKKFAGIVSERYQLKLVHFTKTSEIVPYVDDMFGLLNKTYSSLSSFVPIQQYQIDHYKEKYLKYINPEFIKCVEDKEGKLVAFAITMPSFSRALKKANGSLWPFGFIHLLRAKKKNSTAAFYLIGIDPEYQGKGITAVIFQAMQELFNKQGITDVETNPELEENKAIQQLWKDYNPDLHKRRRTYRKDLT, from the coding sequence ATGCAAGAAGCGATTACCATACGAGAAATGATTACCAAAAAGGAATTGCGAACGTTCGTTAAATTCCCTTTTATGCTCTACGGCAAAGAGTCCAACTGGGTGCCCCCGTTGATCAACGACGAACTGGAAAGCATGGATCCGTCCAAAAACCCAGTCTTTAAAAACGCTAAAGCCCGCTATTTTTTAGCCTATCGTGATGGTCAAGCCGTGGGTCGCATAGCCGGAATCATCAATCACATCGAGATCAATGAACAAAAGAAGCCAAAAATGCGTTTTGGCTGGTTTGATGTGGTGGATGACATTGAAGTGACCAAAGCACTGCTGTCCCGAGTGGAGGAAATTGGAAGGAACCAAAATTTAGACTATTTGGAAGGGCCGGTAGGTTTTTCCAATATGGAAAAAGCCGGACTGTTGATCAAGGGATTTGAGCATTTGAACACCATGATTACCTGGTATAATTATCCTTACTATCAAGAGCATTTTGAGCAATTGGGCTTTGAAAAAGCCTCTGAATGGGTGGAGTATCGCATTCAAATTCCACCGGCCGAGAGCGCGAATCCAAAAGTGAAAAAGTTTGCAGGTATCGTGAGCGAGCGGTACCAACTGAAATTGGTTCACTTTACCAAAACGAGTGAGATCGTCCCTTATGTAGATGATATGTTCGGCCTGTTGAACAAGACCTATAGCTCATTGAGCAGTTTTGTCCCTATCCAGCAATATCAAATTGATCATTACAAAGAAAAGTACTTAAAGTATATCAATCCTGAATTTATCAAATGTGTGGAGGATAAAGAGGGGAAACTAGTTGCTTTTGCGATTACCATGCCTTCTTTCTCCAGAGCCTTGAAAAAGGCCAATGGCAGTTTATGGCCATTTGGCTTCATTCATCTCTTACGCGCCAAAAAGAAGAACAGTACGGCCGCCTTTTATTTGATAGGTATTGATCCGGAATATCAGGGAAAAGGCATCACCGCTGTGATCTTTCAGGCCATGCAAGAATTATTCAATAAACAGGGCATCACTGATGTGGAGACCAATCCGGAGTTGGAGGAAAACAAGGCCATTCAGCAGCTTTGGAAAGATTACAATCCTGACTTGCATAAGCGCCGCAGAACCTATCGTAAAGATTTAACGTAG
- a CDS encoding acyl carrier protein phosphodiesterase, translating to MNFLAHIYLSGDNDLITIGNFMADGIKGKRYKKYPIEIQKGILLHREIDTFTDAHPIVKQSTKRLHENYGHYSGVIVDILYDHFLASNWRDYHDQPLATYVDNFYQLLNTHFEVLTPRVQRMVPYMIADNWLLSYAKIEGIATVLFNMNRRTKYVSGMDKATRELELYYKEFEAEFKNFFEELQLHCKQVLSHLKSLEAG from the coding sequence ATGAACTTTTTGGCGCATATCTATCTCTCCGGAGACAATGACCTGATCACCATCGGTAATTTTATGGCCGATGGTATCAAAGGAAAGCGATATAAAAAGTATCCCATTGAGATCCAAAAGGGCATTTTGTTGCATCGGGAGATCGACACCTTTACCGATGCCCATCCTATCGTCAAGCAAAGTACCAAACGACTCCATGAAAATTACGGGCATTATAGCGGGGTGATCGTCGATATCCTGTACGATCATTTCTTAGCCAGCAATTGGAGAGATTATCACGACCAACCGCTAGCGACTTATGTCGATAATTTTTACCAACTGCTGAATACTCATTTTGAAGTGCTCACGCCCAGGGTGCAGCGTATGGTACCCTATATGATTGCCGATAACTGGCTACTGAGCTACGCAAAGATCGAAGGAATTGCCACGGTCTTATTTAATATGAACCGCAGAACGAAATACGTAAGCGGAATGGATAAGGCAACTCGTGAACTGGAACTTTATTACAAGGAGTTCGAAGCGGAGTTCAAAAACTTTTTCGAAGAACTTCAACTTCACTGTAAACAGGTTTTATCACACTTA
- a CDS encoding DUF4870 domain-containing protein gives MKEDRNLLVAAHLSQLLDLFTGIGGFIVPLVLWLTQRDKIYAMDAHGKAILNFQISLFIYCLICIPLILFFGLGLLGILVLGLFSLLFPIVNAVRASQGEPPYYPINLPIIS, from the coding sequence ATGAAAGAAGACCGTAATCTACTCGTAGCGGCTCATTTGAGTCAGCTACTCGATCTGTTTACCGGCATTGGAGGCTTTATTGTACCCTTAGTGCTCTGGTTGACCCAGCGCGATAAAATTTATGCCATGGACGCCCATGGTAAGGCCATCCTGAATTTTCAGATCAGTTTATTCATCTACTGTCTGATCTGCATCCCACTCATCTTATTTTTTGGTTTGGGATTACTGGGTATATTGGTCTTAGGACTGTTCTCTTTGTTGTTCCCTATCGTAAATGCGGTACGAGCGAGTCAGGGAGAACCCCCGTACTATCCCATCAATTTGCCGATCATCAGCTAA
- a CDS encoding transporter → MTYLKNCICLLLLLPMYQLSSAQYTETINTNRPGQSQGAFAPGKNVIQIETGGLIGDEEHNLLNTESSLWGIDATVRYGFLMETLEVLFSTTYISEDIDQIQGDNSVPFDRSGFPSLSLGAKYLVYDPYKVEEEVNIYSYHANRRFKWRSLIPAVAVYAGANYIYSDNPFVTTDLEGFSPRAAIITQNNWGAWVWVNNFSGDFIGTDFPSYAWISTMTRSLTPRLAGFLEVQVIKSDLYADDILRGGAAYLVSKNLQVDVSALTNFKDTPSRFNIAFGIAYRYDGMHADKRFDDDDEAPNYQEREARRKSRYGGGN, encoded by the coding sequence ATGACCTACTTAAAAAACTGCATTTGTTTATTGCTGCTGCTCCCCATGTATCAGCTAAGCAGTGCACAATACACGGAAACCATCAACACTAATCGACCCGGACAATCACAAGGCGCTTTTGCTCCTGGGAAGAATGTCATTCAGATTGAAACCGGCGGCCTGATCGGTGATGAGGAACACAATTTACTAAATACAGAATCCAGTCTTTGGGGCATCGATGCGACCGTGCGCTACGGATTTTTGATGGAGACCCTTGAAGTACTGTTTTCGACCACCTATATCTCTGAAGATATTGATCAAATACAAGGCGATAATAGCGTTCCCTTCGATCGTAGTGGTTTTCCCTCCTTAAGCCTGGGCGCCAAATACCTGGTCTATGACCCCTATAAGGTGGAGGAAGAAGTCAATATTTACAGTTATCACGCCAACCGCCGTTTTAAATGGCGCTCGTTGATCCCGGCCGTGGCCGTATACGCCGGAGCTAATTACATCTACAGTGATAATCCCTTTGTGACCACTGATCTGGAAGGGTTTAGTCCGCGGGCTGCCATCATCACCCAGAATAATTGGGGAGCCTGGGTCTGGGTAAACAACTTCAGTGGCGACTTTATTGGAACCGATTTCCCTTCTTACGCCTGGATCTCCACCATGACAAGATCCCTCACGCCCCGTTTGGCAGGGTTTTTAGAGGTTCAGGTGATTAAAAGCGATCTTTATGCTGATGATATTTTACGAGGAGGTGCAGCTTATTTGGTCAGTAAAAATCTGCAAGTTGATGTATCCGCACTTACTAATTTTAAAGATACTCCCTCACGCTTTAATATTGCATTCGGCATTGCTTACCGCTATGACGGCATGCATGCTGACAAACGCTTTGACGATGACGATGAAGCGCCCAATTATCAGGAACGAGAAGCCCGAAGAAAAAGCCGATACGGCGGGGGAAACTAA
- a CDS encoding lipopolysaccharide biosynthesis protein — translation MGIIARQSIQNVVSTYVGFGIGAINTLFLYVNFLSEEFYGLVGYLLASATLMMPLLAFGVHNTLIKFYSNCIGKERERLLSMALLLPLLLIIPLTMIGAVAYDQIVAFLSEENPIVTDYVWHILLIAIAMAYFEIFYAWAKTQLQSTFGNLMREVFHRAAVTLALLAIYAEWLTAPQFIYVLTLIYFVRMLVMMGYAFKLHAPTLSRKLPTNYRSILKYSALIILASAVAVMLLEIDMFMIGKLTAIENVAFYAVAIYIAAVIAVPARAMHQITHPISAQLLNKKDWTGLGALYKKSSLVLFVISGLLFLLIICNVKELYRLIDPQYASGLFVVLLIGMAKVCDNLIGNNNAILFNSDYYRLVLALGVGLVLLAVVLNMLFIPSLGINGAAIATFLATVGYSAAKVGVVWAKFKLQPFSTATLRMLLLLIILGVTFYFWDFSFHPLVNIGLKASLITVTYVLLVFRMRISEEINSRLRLLWREELP, via the coding sequence TTGGGCATTATCGCCAGACAATCCATTCAAAATGTGGTCAGTACCTACGTCGGTTTTGGGATTGGCGCGATCAATACCTTATTTCTTTACGTCAATTTTCTGAGTGAAGAATTTTACGGTCTTGTAGGCTACTTATTGGCTTCAGCTACCCTCATGATGCCTCTTTTGGCCTTTGGTGTGCACAATACCCTGATCAAATTTTACAGTAACTGTATAGGTAAAGAACGGGAGCGCCTACTTTCGATGGCTTTGCTCCTTCCGCTACTGTTGATTATTCCGCTTACCATGATAGGTGCAGTGGCCTACGATCAGATCGTTGCCTTTTTAAGTGAGGAAAATCCAATAGTAACGGATTACGTGTGGCATATTCTGCTGATCGCTATTGCGATGGCTTATTTTGAGATCTTCTACGCCTGGGCGAAAACCCAACTGCAGAGTACTTTTGGGAATTTGATGCGGGAGGTTTTTCATCGCGCAGCAGTTACCTTAGCTTTACTGGCCATATACGCAGAATGGCTGACCGCTCCTCAATTCATTTACGTACTGACCCTCATCTATTTTGTCCGCATGCTGGTCATGATGGGGTATGCATTTAAATTGCATGCGCCTACGCTTTCGCGAAAGCTGCCTACCAATTATCGTTCGATCCTCAAATACAGCGCCCTCATCATTCTAGCCAGTGCAGTGGCGGTTATGCTGCTCGAGATCGATATGTTTATGATCGGTAAATTGACCGCAATCGAAAATGTGGCCTTTTATGCCGTGGCCATTTACATAGCTGCGGTGATCGCTGTTCCTGCCAGGGCCATGCATCAGATCACACATCCCATCTCAGCCCAATTACTCAACAAGAAAGATTGGACAGGCTTGGGAGCTCTGTACAAAAAAAGTTCTCTGGTGCTTTTTGTTATTTCCGGACTGCTCTTTTTATTGATCATTTGTAATGTCAAAGAATTATATCGGCTAATTGACCCGCAATACGCCTCTGGTTTATTTGTAGTCCTTCTGATCGGAATGGCTAAAGTTTGCGACAATCTGATTGGGAATAACAATGCCATTTTGTTTAATAGCGATTATTATCGACTGGTCTTAGCTCTTGGCGTAGGTCTCGTCCTACTTGCTGTCGTGTTGAATATGTTGTTCATACCAAGCCTGGGTATTAATGGTGCCGCAATCGCTACATTCCTTGCTACTGTGGGCTATAGCGCCGCAAAAGTAGGAGTGGTCTGGGCCAAGTTTAAACTGCAACCCTTCAGTACGGCGACCCTGCGTATGTTATTACTCTTGATCATTTTAGGAGTTACCTTCTACTTCTGGGATTTTTCATTTCATCCCTTAGTGAATATCGGACTGAAAGCTTCCTTGATTACAGTGACTTATGTACTATTAGTTTTCCGGATGCGAATATCGGAAGAAATCAATAGCCGACTGCGTTTGCTTTGGAGAGAGGAATTACCTTAA
- a CDS encoding SIMPL domain-containing protein (The SIMPL domain is named for its presence in mouse protein SIMPL (signalling molecule that associates with mouse pelle-like kinase). Bacterial member BP26, from Brucella, was shown to assemble into a channel-like structure, while YggE from E. coli has been associated with resistance to oxidative stress.), translating into MKTLLYTFFIMVTIAAHSQESFPYQVSVTGEGQVQVVPDQVLVNIRVEHTGQDPAAVKRKNDEVIDKVIAFAKKQKIAAKDIKTQYLTLNKNYDYQTKSYSYAANQSIALRMRDLDNYEATMSGLLELGVNRIDGISFLSSDADALHEEARKKAILNAKQKAMTYAGTLGQEIGKARSISEGGTSSRPQPEMRMMAMADSGGVPSDTMAPGEMTITAQVQVVFELLR; encoded by the coding sequence ATGAAAACACTTTTGTATACCTTCTTCATTATGGTCACCATTGCAGCACACAGTCAAGAATCTTTCCCGTATCAGGTATCGGTTACCGGTGAGGGGCAGGTGCAGGTCGTTCCTGATCAGGTTCTGGTCAATATCCGCGTAGAACATACCGGGCAGGATCCGGCTGCGGTAAAGCGAAAGAACGATGAGGTGATCGACAAGGTGATCGCTTTCGCGAAAAAACAAAAAATAGCGGCTAAAGATATTAAAACACAATACCTCACCCTCAACAAGAATTATGATTATCAAACAAAAAGCTATTCGTACGCCGCTAATCAGTCTATTGCACTGCGCATGAGGGATTTGGACAACTATGAAGCGACCATGAGCGGTCTTTTAGAACTAGGGGTGAATCGCATTGATGGGATCAGCTTTCTAAGCTCGGATGCAGATGCCTTGCATGAAGAGGCGCGTAAGAAAGCCATCCTGAATGCCAAGCAAAAAGCCATGACCTATGCCGGCACCTTAGGGCAGGAGATTGGAAAGGCACGATCCATCAGTGAGGGTGGTACCTCCAGCAGACCGCAACCGGAAATGCGCATGATGGCCATGGCAGATAGTGGTGGTGTACCTAGCGATACCATGGCACCGGGTGAAATGACGATTACCGCTCAGGTTCAAGTCGTTTTTGAACTTCTACGTTAA
- a CDS encoding glycosyl transferase family 1, with protein sequence MVPNPKPSGLRALIVTYYWPPAGGPGVQRWLKFVKYLPEFGIKPIVVIPENASYPLLDPTIGSDLPDDLEMLLVPIREPNQWLKRWGASSARSISSGMIPPEQKQSLRQRFLLFVRGNLFIPDARKYWVGPTTKRIRNYLATHPVDLLITTGPPHSVHRIGQHIKKKHPQLPWVADFRDPWTAIGYHDKLKLTSWAQRKHQQLEQEILDQADNLLVTAPGLKWSFEQQTETPITVITNGYDEPNTATHRFSDSFTLAHIGSLLSDRNPEILWEALAELKKENEDFSDNLKLVLAGRVSETVVESIKERGLEPQLDFRGYVSHAEAIKLQEEAAMLLLIEIDRPEMEVIIPGKLFEYLRARRPILALGPPRADFRKILEETQAGTFFTYDQKAPLKAQLQEDYNRFKEGMLSVPEMNIAVYSRRALTGKLANLLHQLKAH encoded by the coding sequence ATGGTTCCGAATCCTAAACCCTCTGGGCTACGCGCCTTGATCGTTACCTACTATTGGCCGCCTGCAGGGGGTCCTGGTGTTCAGCGTTGGCTGAAATTTGTCAAATACTTACCGGAATTCGGTATAAAACCCATAGTGGTCATTCCGGAGAACGCCAGCTATCCTCTACTTGATCCAACGATCGGCAGTGATCTTCCTGATGATTTGGAAATGTTGTTGGTGCCTATTCGGGAACCCAATCAGTGGCTCAAGCGTTGGGGAGCTTCGAGCGCCCGGTCGATCAGCAGCGGGATGATTCCTCCGGAGCAAAAGCAAAGCCTTCGGCAACGATTTTTACTCTTCGTTCGCGGTAATCTATTTATACCGGATGCCCGAAAATACTGGGTTGGCCCTACCACCAAACGAATCAGAAACTATTTAGCGACCCATCCGGTAGACCTACTGATTACTACAGGGCCACCACACAGCGTTCACCGCATTGGACAACACATTAAAAAAAAACATCCTCAGCTGCCCTGGGTAGCCGATTTTAGAGATCCATGGACTGCTATTGGCTATCACGATAAACTGAAATTGACGTCTTGGGCCCAAAGAAAGCATCAGCAATTGGAACAAGAGATTCTGGATCAGGCTGACAATTTACTGGTTACGGCTCCCGGACTGAAATGGAGCTTTGAACAACAAACAGAGACACCAATAACGGTGATTACGAACGGCTATGATGAACCTAATACGGCTACTCACAGATTCTCAGATTCATTTACACTAGCGCACATTGGCTCCTTATTGAGCGACCGAAACCCTGAAATTCTTTGGGAAGCGCTGGCGGAACTCAAAAAAGAAAATGAAGACTTTTCCGATAATTTGAAGTTGGTGCTGGCCGGAAGAGTAAGTGAAACCGTAGTCGAAAGCATTAAAGAACGGGGCCTGGAGCCTCAGTTGGACTTTAGGGGATATGTAAGTCATGCAGAAGCGATCAAATTACAGGAAGAGGCAGCGATGCTCTTATTGATCGAAATTGACCGTCCGGAAATGGAGGTCATCATCCCTGGAAAACTCTTTGAATACCTTAGAGCCCGTCGTCCCATCCTGGCACTAGGACCACCTCGCGCCGATTTCCGAAAAATATTGGAAGAGACGCAAGCGGGAACTTTCTTTACTTACGATCAGAAAGCACCGTTAAAAGCGCAACTGCAGGAAGATTATAACCGTTTCAAAGAGGGTATGCTATCAGTACCTGAAATGAATATAGCGGTATATAGCAGACGTGCGCTGACCGGAAAATTAGCTAACTTGTTGCACCAATTAAAAGCGCACTGA